The following coding sequences lie in one Acidimicrobiales bacterium genomic window:
- a CDS encoding maleylpyruvate isomerase family mycothiol-dependent enzyme: MTEHDLLAVLGWCREGERELLERALQPVDLGEPSALPGWSRAHLVAHLARNADALVNLVNWAATGVVTPMYPSTEARGAQIEADVPQSPGWLRERLSSSSANLLERLADLPPDGWQAEVGTAQGRTVPASEIPWMRTRESFIHLVDLRLDFDFGDIPDAVTDALLDDVTASLGARDECPAALLEPTDRERSWSLGTPGAASPVLRAPAAELLAWVTGRAAADSPALTTAPELPRWL, translated from the coding sequence ATGACCGAGCATGACCTCCTCGCAGTACTGGGATGGTGCCGGGAGGGGGAGCGGGAGCTGCTCGAGCGCGCGCTGCAGCCCGTCGATCTCGGGGAGCCAAGCGCGTTGCCGGGGTGGAGCCGGGCGCACCTCGTGGCCCATCTCGCCCGCAACGCGGACGCCCTCGTCAACCTCGTGAACTGGGCCGCGACCGGTGTGGTGACCCCGATGTACCCCTCGACCGAGGCTCGCGGCGCCCAGATCGAGGCCGACGTGCCCCAGTCGCCGGGCTGGCTGCGCGAGCGCCTCTCCTCGAGCAGCGCCAACCTCCTCGAGCGCCTCGCCGACCTCCCCCCCGATGGCTGGCAGGCCGAGGTCGGCACCGCGCAGGGGCGGACCGTTCCCGCCTCGGAGATCCCCTGGATGCGGACGCGCGAGAGCTTCATCCACCTCGTCGACCTGCGCCTCGACTTCGACTTCGGGGACATCCCCGACGCAGTGACCGACGCGCTGCTCGACGACGTGACCGCGAGCCTGGGGGCGCGCGACGAGTGCCCCGCCGCCCTCCTCGAGCCGACCGACCGCGAGCGCTCGTGGAGCCTCGGCACCCCCGGCGCAGCGAGCCCCGTGCTGCGCGCCCCGGCAGCGGAGCTGCTCGCCTGGGTCACCGGCCGCGCCGCAGCGGACTCGCCTGCACTCACGACCGCCCCCGAGCTGCCCCGCTGGCTCTGA